The following are from one region of the Lytechinus variegatus isolate NC3 chromosome 4, Lvar_3.0, whole genome shotgun sequence genome:
- the LOC121413980 gene encoding LOW QUALITY PROTEIN: heterogeneous nuclear ribonucleoprotein R-like (The sequence of the model RefSeq protein was modified relative to this genomic sequence to represent the inferred CDS: deleted 2 bases in 2 codons) has product MADNGDIKPEEMEQSQGDGGAEEPMETEFERTDKYDSYLGMGFTEKVASELDRFFAKGILSGDDALDDRAFEALKELDETSRLGVLKQFGESDLSHVTNTSAFLCGVIRTYRQKSRMKQSQGGQEPKGPDEAKIKEILARTGYSLDITLGQRKSSRPKPEDVETLPPPAQGSEIFIGKIPREMFEDELIPLLEQCGDVHDLRLMMDPLTGQNRGYAFAAFTTTDGAKEAVKKLNGYKVKENWQISVNISVPKSRLYVGSIPKNKTKEEILEEFSKVEKGLMDVIIYKTEDKMRNRGFAFLEFDSHKAAASAKRKLLSGRVKVWNQINVNVDWADPVIEPDSETMSKVKVVYIRNLSQESTEAKIKEDFGQYGEVEKAKKMKDYCFVHFKEREAAVKAIEEMNGKEYEGTTIEVSLAKPPQENKKKKERIMRQQNLGGFGFEGYSPRGRGGPQGGHRGRGSGYGGGDRYRDYGGYEGYDDGYYGGYGGGYGGGRYEADSYGYGEGYDGYYGGGAGYGRGRGNRARGRGMGIRGGPSTQRGFLRGGGARGGPRGGRGGPRGGRGNRGGRGGRGGNMGGKRKLEGQLMGDPKRRNTQSQWGTQPIAQQPLDQGYGYSDYNNFYDDQWSSDNYGAGSWK; this is encoded by the exons ATGGCAGATAATGGTGATATAAAACCAGAAGAGATGGAACAAAGCCAGGGAGATGGTGGTGCTGAGGAGCCCATGGAGACTGAGTTTGAAAGAACAGACAAATATGACAGCTACCTGGGAATGGGCTTCACAGAGAAGGTTGCTTCCGAACTGGACAGGTTCTTTGCAAAAG GAATCCTTTCTGGTGATGATGCACTGGATGATAGAGCGTTTGAGGCTCTGAAAGAACTTGACGAGACATCTAGGCTCGGAGTCTTGAAGCAGTTTGGTGAGAGTGACTTGTCCCATGTCACTAACACAAGTGCATTCCTGTGTGGGGTCATCAGGACATACAGACAGAAGAGCAGAATGAAGCAGTCACAGGGTGGACAAGAACCCAAGGGTCCAGATGAAGCTAAAATTAAG GAAATCCTTGCCAGAACAGGTTACTCACTAGATATCACATTAGGACAGAGAAAGTCCAGTCGTCCCAAACCTGAAGATGTTGAAACGTTACCGCCACCCGCCCAAGGTTCAGAG ATCTTCATTGGAAAGATCCCAAGGGAGATGTTTGAAGATGAACTCATTCCTCTGTTGGAGCAGTGTGGTGATGTGCATGATCTGAGGTTAATGATGGACCCACTTACAGGCCAAAACAGGGGTTACGCATTTGCAGCATTCACTACCACCGATGGTGCCAAGGAAGCTGTCAAAAAG cTCAATGGATACAAAGTCAAAGAAAACTGGCAAATCAGTGTGAACATCTCAGTACCGAAGAGTAGGCTCTACGTCGGCTCCATCCCCAAGAACAAGACCAAAGAAGAGATCTTGGAAGAGTTCTCCAAAGTTGAAA AGGGTCTGATGGATGTCATCATCTACAAGACAGAAGACAAGATGCGCAATCGTGGTTTTGCCTTCCTCGAGTTTGACTCCCACAAAGCAGCTGCAAGTGCGAAGAGGAAACTTCTCTCTGGAAGGGTCAAGGTCTGGAATCAAATCAATGTCAATGTAGACTGGGCTGATCCAGTGATTGAGCCAGACTCCGAGACTATGTCGAAG GTGAAAGTTGTGTACATCAGAAATCTTTCTCAGGAATCAACAGAAGCGAAGATTAAGGAAGACTTTGGTCAGTATGGTGAGGTTGAGAAGGCCAAGAAGATGAAGGATTACTGCTTTGTTCACTTCAAGGAAAGGGAAGCAGCTGTCAAG GCGATAGAGGAGATGAATGGGAAGGAGTATGAAGGAACCACGATAGAAGTGTCTCTTGCCAAACCACCTCaggaaaacaagaagaaaaaagaaagaatcatGAGGCAACAGAATCTTGGAGG ATTCGGCTTTGAAGGGTACTCGCCTCGAGGTCGTGGTGGTCCACAAGGCGGCCACCGTGGTCGTGGAAGTGGATATGGTGGTGGAGATCGCTATAGGGACTATGGTGGCTATGAAGGTTATGATGATGGATATTATGGTGGCTAC GGGGGCGGTTATGGTGGTGGACGTTATGAAGCAGACAGCTATGGATACGGTGAAGGCTATGACGGTTACTATGGCGGCGGAGCAGGATACGGACGTGGACGTGGCAACAGAGCAAGAGGGAGGGGCATGGGAATTCGAGGAGGGCCCAGTACACAGAGGGGTTTTTTACGGGGAGGTGGGGCCCGAGGTGGCCCCAGGGGAGGGCGCGGTGGTCCCAGGGGTGGACGTGGCAACCGGGGTGGCCGA GGGGGGCGAGGAGGTAACATGGGTGGCAAGAGGAAATTAGAAGGACAATTGATGGGGGACCCAAAGCGACGCAACACCCAATCTCAGTGGGGAACGCAACCCATTGCCCAACAGCCTCTTGATCAGGGATATGGTTATAGTGACTACAACAACTTCTATGATGACCAGTGGTCATCGGACAACTACGGGGCTGGCAGTTGGAAGTAG